The genomic segment ACGACAGTTCAAGACGAGTGTTCACTTTCGTTATTCATTGGCAATTGGCTAGAGAACTACTTAGACATTTGATTTATGTCCGATTTCCCGTTATTCCCAGCTTCAGTGTTTTGATAATCAGTCTAGCACTGTGGGAATTGCCGTATCTCTTTGGTTCTGGCTACCGTAGGTGATAGTTTGTACCATTGACTCCGAGATTGACCTTCCTTTAAGGCCACATTTTCAAAGTTAAGACAGGCTCGATTGGATTTATTGTGTACCAATTGTTTGTACCTATCTCCCTGTTTACGTTTTGGGTTTTAACCCTCGACTCTGACAGGAACGTCTCGCACAACCTACTTTATTATATCTTAAGCTGTTGCAAATTAATAGCACCAATGGGAACAAACTGTTAATCTCAGGATTAACAGTGACTTGCTTAAGGGAATATTCCGATTAGCGCTGGACTAGGCTGTAGCTTGGGTGAGTTCTTGCCACCGTTGATGCCACAGTTGCATGGCTGTTTCCCCTTCGGGTAAATCGGCAAATTCTTGGCTTTGTTGTTGAAGTTCAGGAGCTAATCGTTCTAAGGAGTCAAAGCTATTACAATAATGTAAAATTGTTTTCCAGCCTTCGTGCCATTGTTGACCAGCCTGTTCACGCTCACGAATGGGTTTGAGTCGTTCTTCTTCTTGGGCTTGTCGTTGAGCTTCGAGTTTAAAGTATTGAGATTTTTTCGCCCAAGCTGAACGCCATTCTTCTAAAACAACAGGGCTATACTGATTTTTATAGTGCTTGACTTCTAAACTGAGCATTTCTCCTAATTGCTCTAAGCTGGATCGCTCGCTACAATTTTGAATTGAATCTAACCCCGTTTCTTTCCACAGGGGTAAGCGACGATAACTGACGAAAACCGCTTTTTTCTGTTGAATTTTTACCCAAATTTGATGGGGCCAGAATTCTAGGCGCTCAATGTGTCGGGGCGCAATACTGAGTAAGGTGGCAACTTCTAACCAGACACGGGCTAGGGGCCATTGACTCGGCACAATAACTCCAGCCTTGATTAAATTTTGAGACATGGGCAAACACCTAGATTCTGGACGATCATTTTCCCAAATACTAGATATAGCGTTATTATTGGGATATCTCATCAATTATACCCTAAATCTAGTGTTTAGTCTAGGTGTTGAGTTAGAAAAACTGGTGTTAGAGGAGGACAAGAAGGCCAAAATTGTTGGCTGGGATACAGCACGGTGAGCAAAAGTCTTATTGAGAATAGATTCTATATAATAGCAGAAGTTGACACCGTTGACACAAAGTAATAATGGGACATTACAATTTCAGGTTTTAGAAGGAGAAATAATGAAAATCAATAAAATCCATCACATTGCAATTATTTGTTCTAATTATCAAAAATCAAAGAATTTTTATGTCAATCTTTTAGGGTTTGAAATTATTGAAGAAACCTTTAGAAAAGAACGAAATTCTTATAAATTAGATCTGCGAGTCGGAACTCAAGATCAGATTGAGTTATTTTCATTTCCTAATCCTCCCCAAAGACCGAATCAACCGGAAGCCTGTGGCTTAAGACATTTAGCCTTTGAAGTCGATAATATTGACCAAAGCGTTGCCGATTTATTAGGGAAGGGGATTTGTGTAGAACCGATTCGCCGAGATGAAATAACAGGAAAACGATATACATTTTTTAAAGATCCTGATAATTTGCCATTGGAAATTTATCAAAAAAATGTAGGTTAATCGGGAATGAGTAGGGGAGGGTGAGTTAAGACAAATCTTGAATATTATGACTGTGTTAACCCCCCTCAAATTAATCTCGAATCACGGAAGTATTGCCCGATGCTTGTTGCCAGAGGTGATAGAGTAATGATTCGGTGCGATCGCCTAAAACCGTGAGAAAAATTCCACTTTCACCCTCTGGATCAACAGTAATCCAAGTTCCAGTTAAACTGACTTCAATGGTTTCTGTATCCGCCACACATAAGGCAATTGCTTCTGAGCGTTGTTGACGAACAGCCGCCTCTAACATCGACAAGGTGGAGACATTGACAGGTAACAGAAACGAGGCAGAACTCGGTTCAACAACCATCGTTTGACCCATTCGCATGGCCAACTTCACCCGCAGTGCCACCAGTTGTTCTGGAGATTGACTAAGATGCTCAATATGAAACGCTGTTTCCGTATAAGTTAACTTCAGCATTGATTTTGAATCCCTTTTAAAAGCCAAGGGTTTGTTGACGGTGGACGGTTAGCTGTTCACCGATACCCTACAACCCTTGCCAGAAATATTCGGCGAAAGCAACAACTGGGTGGATGGGGGCTTTGGGTTTCGTGCGTAACGGCATTCGAGCTTCTTCAGGAGTGCGATTGCCTTTAGTGGTATTGCAACGTTCACAAGCCGTGACCACGTTATCCCAGGTATGAGTACCCCCACGAGAACGGGGAAAGACGTGATCGATGGTTAATCGTTTTGTACTCCCGCAATATTGGCAGCATTGGTGATCTCGTCGCAGAATTTCCCGACGGTTTACCGGGGGAACCTTCCAAATTCGTTCTTGACCAGCTATCGTTAAACGAATTTGCGCTGGAACGTGAAGTACCAAACTCGGAGAATGGACAAACCAACCGGAGTCATTGGAATTAAGATCCAGAGGTTCAGCTTTTCCGGTCACTAACAAACCAATTGCCCGTTTGATATTGACTCGGTTCATGGGCAAATAATTGGGGGAGAATACGACCACAGATTGCCTTAATACGTCAGTTGGGCTGGTCACGGCTTGACTCCATTTACACTTATTGATACAAACACAAACCCCCGCCTCTTTTTCTGATGAGGAAGCGGGGGTTCAACCGAGTTCGGTTTGGGTTTGGGTTTGGGTACAGTTCATCTCAATTTGTACCTCCCGCTTCGGTGATGAAAAAAGAATGGTGCAATCGTTAAGGGGTCAAAGTGGAATTGAGCGGATATGTTTGATGGATTGGGTTCTATTGGATCACTATAACCACTGCTAGACTGGCCCTCAACAATAGAGGTTCCGGTTTCATGATTCCAGGTAGCTCCATCAGATGAGCCTGAACCCTTGAAACGATTGGAATTTAGCCTGAATGTGGATAAGTTGATCACTTGAAAGCTGAACCTCGATATAGATAGTTTTAATCTTACGTTATTTATACTACACTAATATTACAGAGATGTCTACCTATTCATGGAGAAAAAATTATGTATACCCTTCCTCGGACTTCAACGACTGATATGGAAGTGACAAGCATTCGCCTAGAACGGGAACTCAAAGAAAGATTAAAAGGACTGGCTAAGAATAAAGGCTATCAAGCCCTGATTCGAGACATACTGTGGAATTATGTCCAACAAAAATCAGGAGATTATCGCCCGTCATTGACCAGAGAAGATATCCGTGCCCATATTTCCGCCATTGCAGAACAAGAAGAACGCTGTGTCTTAACAGGAAAAATTATTCGACCGAAAGAGGAAATGTTTTTAGGACTTACATTTCAAGGCGATATGGTTCCTCTGAGTGTGGAGAGTTTAGATGGTTAGTTNACAATGTTTATCATTGTGGATATCATGCTAAAGCCTCTTTTGCAGCAACCAGTTATTTTATTCAATATCCCCAGGGTAATATTTTAGTTGATTCTCCTCGATTTACCCCGGCTTTAGTCAAACGATTAGAAGAATTAGGGGGAATACGTTGGATGTATTTAACCCATCAAGATGATGTAGCTGATCATCAGAAATTTCATGATCATTTTGGATGCGATCGCATTTTACATCAAGATGAGATTCAGGAAGGAACAAAAGATGTAGAAGTCAAATTAATCGGAACAGATAACATTCAATTAAGCGATGATTTGCTGATCATTCCTGTTCCAGGTCATACCAAAGGACACACCGTTTTACTATATCAAAATAAATTTTTATTTACCGGAGATCATTTAGCTTGGTCAAACCCTCTGCAACAGTTATACGCCTTTCCAAACTATTGTTGGTATTCCTGGACAAGCTTAGTCAATTCGACGCAAAAATTACTAAATTATTCCTTTGAGTGGGTGCTTCCGGGTCATGGACGGCGCTATCATGCTGATGCATCTACGATGCAGCAACAACTCAAAATTTGTATAAGCTGGATGGAAACACAAAATGCTAGAAAATCGTGAAGGTCAACAAGTTCCAAACGTAACATTTAGAACTCGCAAAGATAATCAATGGGTTGATGTTAAAACAGATGATTTATTTTCAGGAAAAAATGTAATTGTATTTGCCCTACCTGGCGCATTTACCCCGACCTGTTCCAGTAGTCATGTCCCTGGTTATAACGATTTAGCAAAGGTATTTAAACAGAATGGAATAGATGAAATTGTTTGTATTTCTGTTAATGATGCTTTTGTCATGAATGAATGGGCAAAAGATCAACAAGCGGAAAATATCACTCTGATTCCTGATGGGAATGGAGAATTTACAGAACAGATGGGAATGTTAGTTGATAAAGCCGATTTAGGCTTTGGGAAACGGTCATGGCGTTATTCAATGTTAGTGAAAGATGGGGTGATCGAAAAAATGTTTATTGAACCGGATGTTCCTGGTGATCCTTTTGAAGTTTCTGATGCAGAAACGATGCTCAAATATATTAATCCTGATGCCGTTAAACCTTCTTTAGTCTCACTATTCACAAGAGTAGGGTGTCCCTATTGTACTCGTGCTAAAGCCTTCTTAAAAGAGCGAGGAATTGATTTTGAAGAGATTGTTTTAGGGCAAAATATAACAACAAAAACCTTGCAAGCCGTAACAGGAGCCACCAACGTTCCTCAAGTTTTTATTGATGGAAAATTAATCGGCGGTTCAGAAGATTTAGTGAAATATTTTGCAGTATCTTGATCAACCCTTAAGTTAAGGTTGTTAATGAGTAAATCTCCCCTCTTTTTTTACAAAGTTTAGGGGAGATTATCTGTAGTATTTCTCATAAAATTTTAGATTACTAGATGCTTAAATTCTAAACCTATGACATCAACAAAACCTAAAAATTCTCATCTTGAAAAAATAGCTGTTGTCCGAAAAATGCGACAATTAAGTAATATTTTAGATAATGCGATTCGGGTTCCGGGTACATCGATTGGGATTGGAATTGATCCGATTTTAGGATTAATTCCAGGAGGAGGAGATATATTAGGAGGAATTCTTTCTATTTATATTGTATTTCAAGCTTTTAAATTAGGTGTACCCCGTGAAACCTTAACCCGAATGGTCTCTAATATTGCTTTAGAAACCATTACGGGGACTGTTCCCGTATTTGGAGATATTTTTGATGTAGCTTGGAAAGCTAATGTTAAAAATGTGGAAATATTAGAAGCTCATCTTAATTCTCCAGTAGCAGGAAAAAAAGCAGATCAGTGGTTTATTATTTTACTATTAGGCGGATTATTATTATTAATTATATTAATTTCTGCCCTAGGTATTTTTGTTTTAACCTTAATTTGGCAGGCATTAATACCCTATTTTAATTCCTGAATAATTTTAAAATGGCGGTTTAAGTTGCACGAGGAAGTACCCAACAGGCGACTTTATGATTAGGTTCAATCTGTTCTAAGGGTGGATTTTCTTGAAAACAATGTTCAATGGCAAATTGACATCGAGGAGCAAAAGGACATCCTGGGGGATAATCAATTAAATTGGGGGGAGTTCCTTCAATAGTTGATAATGATTCTTGACGAATTTGATCGAGTCGCGGTAAACTTTTTAATAACCCAATAGTATAGGGATGACGTGGGGTTTTATAGAGTTGATGCACCGTTGCTTGTTCAACAATTTGCCCCGCATACATAACTAAAATTCGATCAGCTAATCCCGCTAATAAAGCTAAATCATGGGTAATCCAAATCACAGACATTCCCTGTTGATTTCGCAGTTGTTTAACTAATTCTACAACCTGGGCTTGCACCGTTACATCTAATGCCGTTGTCGGTTCATCTGCAATTAATAATTGAGGTTGACACCCTAATGCCATTGCAATCATAACCCGTTGACGCATTCCCCCGGAAAATTCATGGGGATAGTTTTTTAACCGTCGTTCTGGACTAGGAATTCCGACCTGCTGCAACAGTTGAATGGCACGATTTTGAGCTTGTTCTGAAGTGAATTTGAGATGAAGTTGTAGAGCTTCTGTAAGTTGTTTTCCAATGGTTAAAACCGGGTTTAAAGAAGTCATGGGGTCTTGAAAAATCATCGCAATATCACGACCCCGAATTTTTTGTAACTGTTGAGCATTCAGTTGCAGTAAATTTTTCCCCTGAAACCAGATTTCACCTTGGGTAATTTTTCCAGGGGGTGATGGAATTAACCTTAAAATTGATAACACACTCATACTTTTCCCTGACCCCGACTCCCCAACAATTCCCAGGGTTTCACCGGGATAAACCTGATAGGAAATTCCATTGACTGCTTGAACAATTCCATCCAGGGTAACAAACTGAATGGCTAAATTTTTAACCTCTAATAATGGAATCATAATGTTTAACATTAAATCAGAATTGCCGAAGAGTAGAGACAGAATTAACAATATCTCTACTCAGTTTCTAAAAATGACTTCAGTTTTGGCGTTTTTTAGAGCAAATTTTACACAGGTAAATTTATTTAACGACTCGTAACCGTTGTGTGACTAATGTTACTCCTCCTTGACGCATCAAAATGGCAGAAACCCAATTATCTCCTGATGTATTCGGTGCTTGACCGACTTTGAAAATCCCTCCAGAAGGCAAAAATTCTAGCTGTAAAAGTTCCTCTTGAGTATAAGCTTTTGCTGTTACGGGCTCTGTGATAGCAGTTCCAATCAGAATTTCCTCATTTAAGGGTTCTTGAACAATGGCATCCACCGTATATTCCTGACCGATTTTGA from the Planktothrix tepida PCC 9214 genome contains:
- a CDS encoding DUF4112 domain-containing protein, yielding MTSTKPKNSHLEKIAVVRKMRQLSNILDNAIRVPGTSIGIGIDPILGLIPGGGDILGGILSIYIVFQAFKLGVPRETLTRMVSNIALETITGTVPVFGDIFDVAWKANVKNVEILEAHLNSPVAGKKADQWFIILLLGGLLLLIILISALGIFVLTLIWQALIPYFNS
- a CDS encoding alr0857 family protein, which gives rise to MLKLTYTETAFHIEHLSQSPEQLVALRVKLAMRMGQTMVVEPSSASFLLPVNVSTLSMLEAAVRQQRSEAIALCVADTETIEVSLTGTWITVDPEGESGIFLTVLGDRTESLLYHLWQQASGNTSVIRD
- a CDS encoding ABC transporter ATP-binding protein, translating into MIPLLEVKNLAIQFVTLDGIVQAVNGISYQVYPGETLGIVGESGSGKSMSVLSILRLIPSPPGKITQGEIWFQGKNLLQLNAQQLQKIRGRDIAMIFQDPMTSLNPVLTIGKQLTEALQLHLKFTSEQAQNRAIQLLQQVGIPSPERRLKNYPHEFSGGMRQRVMIAMALGCQPQLLIADEPTTALDVTVQAQVVELVKQLRNQQGMSVIWITHDLALLAGLADRILVMYAGQIVEQATVHQLYKTPRHPYTIGLLKSLPRLDQIRQESLSTIEGTPPNLIDYPPGCPFAPRCQFAIEHCFQENPPLEQIEPNHKVACWVLPRAT
- a CDS encoding MBL fold metallo-hydrolase codes for the protein MSRRYGSSECGEFRWLVXNVYHCGYHAKASFAATSYFIQYPQGNILVDSPRFTPALVKRLEELGGIRWMYLTHQDDVADHQKFHDHFGCDRILHQDEIQEGTKDVEVKLIGTDNIQLSDDLLIIPVPGHTKGHTVLLYQNKFLFTGDHLAWSNPLQQLYAFPNYCWYSWTSLVNSTQKLLNYSFEWVLPGHGRRYHADASTMQQQLKICISWMETQNARKS
- a CDS encoding HNH endonuclease — translated: MTSPTDVLRQSVVVFSPNYLPMNRVNIKRAIGLLVTGKAEPLDLNSNDSGWFVHSPSLVLHVPAQIRLTIAGQERIWKVPPVNRREILRRDHQCCQYCGSTKRLTIDHVFPRSRGGTHTWDNVVTACERCNTTKGNRTPEEARMPLRTKPKAPIHPVVAFAEYFWQGL
- a CDS encoding glutathione peroxidase, whose protein sequence is MLENREGQQVPNVTFRTRKDNQWVDVKTDDLFSGKNVIVFALPGAFTPTCSSSHVPGYNDLAKVFKQNGIDEIVCISVNDAFVMNEWAKDQQAENITLIPDGNGEFTEQMGMLVDKADLGFGKRSWRYSMLVKDGVIEKMFIEPDVPGDPFEVSDAETMLKYINPDAVKPSLVSLFTRVGCPYCTRAKAFLKERGIDFEEIVLGQNITTKTLQAVTGATNVPQVFIDGKLIGGSEDLVKYFAVS
- the gloA2 gene encoding SMU1112c/YaeR family gloxylase I-like metalloprotein, whose translation is MKINKIHHIAIICSNYQKSKNFYVNLLGFEIIEETFRKERNSYKLDLRVGTQDQIELFSFPNPPQRPNQPEACGLRHLAFEVDNIDQSVADLLGKGICVEPIRRDEITGKRYTFFKDPDNLPLEIYQKNVG